The Acidobacteriota bacterium genome includes a window with the following:
- a CDS encoding class I SAM-dependent methyltransferase, giving the protein MIIDNIACPVCQHTGPKKLLRTVENYKVLACPVCSFQFIHPYVESRQAFDDYPWTKEYTENYDRYVAPVTESLAGKIKDVEALAGRRPASFLDVGCGNGLYLKAASELGLRNLGTDVDRVNVDFARGKGLNAVAGAIEEMELAEKYDFVHLKAVIHLVPDPSALVAKAASLLAPGGVMYIDVPNQGSLFSGLRILRDRRSYGQLQLPLRRGAYNFRALSDLCCRTGLIIVRRVFPYPGDSVYYPLDNRPQYRLLFRLFAKAHISSLIGVYLVKENVGEDRIVR; this is encoded by the coding sequence ATGATTATCGACAACATTGCCTGTCCGGTTTGCCAGCATACAGGGCCGAAGAAGCTGCTCAGGACCGTCGAAAACTACAAGGTCCTGGCTTGCCCGGTCTGTTCTTTCCAGTTCATCCATCCTTATGTCGAAAGCCGCCAAGCCTTCGACGATTATCCCTGGACGAAGGAATACACGGAGAATTACGACCGCTACGTCGCACCCGTCACCGAATCGCTGGCCGGGAAGATCAAGGACGTCGAGGCGCTCGCGGGCCGCAGGCCGGCGTCCTTCCTTGACGTCGGCTGCGGGAACGGGCTCTATCTCAAGGCAGCTTCCGAGCTGGGCCTGCGGAACCTCGGCACGGATGTCGATCGGGTCAACGTCGATTTCGCCAGGGGAAAGGGGCTCAACGCGGTCGCCGGCGCCATCGAAGAAATGGAGCTCGCGGAGAAGTACGACTTCGTCCATCTCAAGGCGGTCATCCACCTGGTCCCCGACCCGTCCGCCTTGGTCGCCAAGGCGGCCTCGCTCCTCGCGCCGGGCGGCGTAATGTATATCGACGTTCCCAACCAGGGAAGCCTGTTCTCCGGGCTGAGGATCCTGCGGGACCGCCGGTCGTACGGCCAGCTTCAGCTTCCCTTGAGGCGCGGCGCCTACAACTTCCGGGCGCTCTCCGATCTCTGCTGCCGGACGGGGCTGATAATCGTCAGACGGGTCTTCCCCTATCCCGGGGATAGCGTCTATTACCCCCTGGACAACCGGCCTCAATACCGGCTCTTGTTCCGGCTTTTCGCGAAAGCGCACATCTCGAGCCTGATCGGGGTTTACCTGGTCAAAGAGAACGTTGGAGAAGACCGGATTGTCCGATAG
- a CDS encoding ATP-grasp domain-containing protein, producing MSDRTEKAPVLVTNGWVRTAYNVVESLGRRGIPVHVVDRSLRAMCRASRWAKSFHRVPNFFDEPEAYAQAVGDVARRVGARVLIPVLEDVIALAAHEDVLPEGLAFVHADVGALRLANDKWEVTKLCERLGVPCAASFVPGSLDELRSRAGALEYPAVVKTRLGNAGKGVVFVKDENDLVARFAEIVDRFSIPAEKWPMVQEFLGSDVSGVCMIYDRGRLAAASAETYLRCKEGNRFSTSVYRRSAYDPEGLANCKKVADALGWHGVLHFDLIRDPKTGVGKITEINPRFWGGLSVAIAAGVDFPYMLYELALTGKIAAPPATYRDGVYARWVLGELIGLLNLAKRKAPAGEKLRELGEIVRSPFKGTTDDFRLSDPLPFVMEMYDYFRRYRSTRSSNPAEEGMVG from the coding sequence TTGTCCGATAGAACCGAGAAAGCGCCCGTCCTCGTCACGAACGGCTGGGTGAGGACCGCCTACAATGTCGTCGAATCGCTCGGCCGGCGGGGCATCCCGGTCCACGTCGTCGACCGCTCGCTGCGGGCCATGTGCCGGGCTTCGCGATGGGCGAAGTCCTTCCATCGCGTGCCGAATTTCTTCGATGAGCCCGAGGCCTACGCCCAGGCCGTAGGGGACGTCGCCCGCCGCGTCGGGGCCCGCGTGCTCATCCCGGTGCTCGAGGATGTCATCGCGCTAGCGGCCCACGAGGACGTGCTGCCCGAGGGCCTGGCATTTGTCCATGCCGATGTCGGGGCGCTCCGGCTGGCGAACGACAAATGGGAAGTCACGAAGCTCTGTGAACGGCTTGGCGTGCCCTGCGCGGCCAGCTTCGTCCCGGGATCGCTCGACGAGCTGCGAAGCCGGGCCGGCGCGCTCGAGTACCCGGCGGTCGTCAAGACCAGGCTGGGGAACGCCGGCAAGGGCGTCGTCTTCGTGAAGGACGAGAACGATCTCGTGGCCAGGTTCGCCGAGATCGTCGACCGCTTCTCGATCCCGGCGGAGAAGTGGCCGATGGTCCAGGAGTTCCTAGGCTCGGACGTCTCCGGCGTCTGCATGATCTATGACCGCGGACGGCTCGCGGCGGCCAGCGCCGAGACCTATCTTCGCTGCAAGGAAGGCAACCGGTTCAGCACCTCGGTCTACAGGCGCAGCGCCTATGATCCCGAAGGCTTGGCCAACTGCAAGAAGGTCGCTGACGCGCTCGGCTGGCACGGGGTGCTTCACTTCGATCTCATCAGGGACCCGAAGACCGGGGTCGGCAAGATCACCGAGATCAATCCCAGGTTCTGGGGCGGCCTGAGCGTCGCGATCGCGGCGGGGGTCGATTTCCCCTACATGCTTTACGAGCTGGCGCTGACCGGGAAGATCGCCGCCCCGCCGGCGACGTACCGTGACGGCGTCTACGCCCGCTGGGTCCTGGGCGAGCTCATCGGCCTCCTGAACCTCGCCAAGCGGAAGGCCCCGGCCGGCGAGAAGCTCCGGGAGCTCGGGGAGATCGTCCGCTCGCCGTTCAAGGGCACGACGGACGATTTCCGGCTGAGCGACCCGCTGCCGTTCGTGATGGAGATGTACGACTACTTCCGCCGCTATCGATCGACCCGCTCCTCGAATCCCGCCGAAGAGGGGATGGTCGGCTAG
- a CDS encoding glycosyltransferase, with protein MARVLMVSTIAGTHRSFLLPLARHFRKKGWRIDAAAAGISKSSECREAYERVFELNWSRHPLDLGHLISSARRIRFLATSESYDIVHVHTPLAAFAVRFALRRLRRGGRPKVVYTAHGFHSHPEGNPFSNAFFLGLEKMAGRWTDRLIVINRHDETVAEKKKIVPSAHLAYMPGIGVDRAYYSPDRVSPEGIAKVRKDMGIGDGTPLFLMIGDFMPGKRHQDLIRAFRGVRRDAHLAFAGIGNRSRKMKKLVRELGLEDRVHFLGLRNDIPVLIRSSVATIMPSIREGLSRSVIESLCLGVPVIGTDIRGIRDILEPAGGLLVPPRCPAALQSRMEWVLSHPKEAEDLGLRGRETSTIYDVNRIIALHEELYSGLISCA; from the coding sequence ATGGCCCGCGTCCTTATGGTCAGCACGATCGCGGGAACGCACCGATCATTTCTTCTCCCCCTGGCCCGCCATTTCCGCAAGAAGGGTTGGAGGATTGACGCGGCTGCCGCAGGGATATCTAAAAGCTCAGAATGCCGGGAAGCCTATGAGCGCGTCTTTGAATTGAACTGGTCCAGGCATCCACTGGATCTTGGGCATCTGATTTCTTCGGCCCGCCGGATTCGCTTTCTAGCGACCTCGGAATCCTATGATATCGTTCATGTCCATACGCCTCTGGCGGCGTTTGCCGTTCGCTTTGCCCTCAGACGTCTGAGGCGAGGGGGGAGGCCGAAGGTTGTCTATACGGCCCACGGCTTTCATTCGCATCCAGAGGGGAATCCCTTTTCCAACGCGTTTTTCCTTGGCCTGGAAAAAATGGCGGGGCGATGGACCGATCGCCTGATCGTCATCAATCGTCATGATGAGACGGTCGCGGAGAAGAAGAAGATCGTTCCGTCCGCTCATCTGGCATATATGCCGGGAATAGGCGTCGACCGTGCTTATTACAGCCCAGACAGAGTCAGCCCCGAGGGGATCGCGAAAGTTCGCAAAGATATGGGAATCGGCGACGGCACTCCTCTTTTCTTAATGATTGGAGATTTTATGCCGGGCAAACGCCATCAAGACCTTATAAGGGCTTTTCGCGGAGTTCGCCGGGATGCCCATCTGGCTTTTGCCGGCATCGGAAATCGGTCCAGAAAGATGAAGAAGCTGGTGCGGGAGTTGGGCCTGGAAGACCGCGTGCACTTTCTGGGGCTCCGCAACGATATACCGGTGTTGATCCGCAGTTCCGTTGCAACGATCATGCCCTCCATCCGGGAGGGCCTATCGCGAAGCGTCATCGAATCGCTATGCCTGGGAGTGCCCGTCATTGGGACCGACATCCGGGGCATCCGCGATATCTTGGAGCCCGCGGGAGGGCTGTTGGTTCCGCCCCGATGCCCGGCCGCGCTTCAAAGCAGAATGGAATGGGTTCTTTCCCATCCTAAAGAAGCGGAAGATCTTGGCCTTCGGGGGCGAGAGACTTCGACAATTTACGATGTCAATCGAATAATAGCCCTGCATGAAGAATTGTATTCGGGGTTGATTTCGTGCGCATAG
- a CDS encoding glycosyltransferase family 2 protein: MRPLVTVGIPFLNPGRHFKDAVRSVFSQTLRDWDLILMDDGSTDGSPEIARSIRSDRVTVHVDGRREGLPARLNQISHLAKGTYLARMDADDLMHPRRLERQLTFMESNSYGPVGTAAWMIDDENVVIGKSRRNSDSGKRLDVLSVIKTGGFIHPTLIALRTWFLDNPYATTYARAEDRELFIRTFDKSNFYDLNENLLFYRYTGRQRARSCLQGYRSERKLLRKYGPRLVGRIRNSRLILRSYAKSAVLRSAVLTGLSDRLMQQKYSPIDPLEKEMAEHDIQAVLNTPVPGWDD, encoded by the coding sequence ATGCGTCCATTAGTCACGGTCGGCATTCCCTTCCTGAATCCGGGCCGGCACTTCAAAGACGCGGTCAGGTCCGTCTTTTCGCAAACCCTCCGGGATTGGGATCTCATCCTTATGGACGACGGTTCGACGGACGGATCGCCGGAGATCGCCAGATCGATCAGGTCGGATCGGGTCACGGTTCATGTCGATGGGCGAAGGGAGGGGCTGCCTGCGAGGCTTAATCAGATATCCCATCTGGCCAAGGGGACATACCTGGCTAGAATGGACGCGGACGATCTCATGCACCCGCGCCGACTGGAGCGGCAGCTTACATTCATGGAATCAAACTCCTACGGTCCCGTGGGCACCGCGGCCTGGATGATCGACGATGAGAACGTAGTCATTGGCAAGAGCCGGCGGAACAGTGATTCGGGCAAGAGACTGGATGTTCTTTCCGTAATCAAAACAGGAGGATTCATCCACCCGACATTGATCGCGTTACGGACCTGGTTCCTTGACAATCCGTATGCGACGACATACGCGCGGGCTGAAGACAGGGAGCTCTTTATACGGACTTTTGATAAGAGTAATTTTTACGACCTCAACGAAAACTTGTTATTTTATCGGTATACGGGAAGGCAACGAGCGAGATCTTGTCTGCAAGGCTATAGGTCCGAAAGGAAACTCCTGCGTAAATATGGGCCGCGGCTTGTCGGCCGGATTCGGAATTCTCGCCTGATCCTTCGATCCTATGCTAAATCCGCCGTCCTCCGAAGCGCCGTACTGACCGGCCTTTCGGATCGTTTGATGCAACAGAAATATTCACCCATCGATCCACTCGAGAAGGAAATGGCGGAGCACGATATCCAGGCCGTGCTGAACACGCCCGTCCCGGGCTGGGATGATTAG